The sequence GAATGCACGCAATAATCGATTTATTATAGTAATTGTTCGAATGATCAAATCACTCTGCTTTTTATGCGAGAAGAAAACAGGTTGAACAGAAGCTCGGCATATCGAATATTGAATGCCGAGTATCCGAATATTCAAATTCGAAATATCGAATCGAGTTCGATTAGTGTTTGGCGCCACTTTTGACAATCGGAAGATTCAAGTTCAGGTGTAAACGGTGCGTTTATTCTTATTCACAGTATTTCCGAATGATTCTGTCGTTGCTGTTCGCCAGCGTTAGCGCGATTATATTTAAAGAAAAGGCGGcgtgaaatattaattattctgTACGGATATACATCGATATTGATAGAGAGCAGAATGCCGCTTCCAGCTGCTTTAGCCGCACGACTCGCGAAAAGAGGTCTCATTTCTGGATCAGAGAAACACGGTACGTACAATTAGAAATGCACGGTTTACTTTGCACGGTGTACTTCGCCGACTTCATTATCCGCTATAATTTTTGTTGCTTTAATCAATTTCGAAAGACCTCGTCTACGTTTATCTACGGTAAACATAACCTCAATCACTGTGGTACTCGTTTTCAGAATTGTCAAAGAAAGAGGCTAAGAAAAGAGTTCACGAAGAAGTAATCGCCGAGGATTACGACAGTGCAAAAGATGACATCAGTCAAATCGACATATCTCAAAAATTCATGGCAAGTATTACCGTTAACCTAATAAACACGAATAATCAAGTCGTAAACCTAGCCTCGTAATTTTGGTTCTAGGGTTACAGCGGTTGCCCCAACAAGTACAACATTTATCACGACTGCACGAAAAAGTGTAAGGAATTATGGGGACTGGGTCATGTGCAACCCTCCGATAAATACTTGAAGAAACAGATGAGGCTTGTACAAAAGTATCCTCTGCCGGAGACTTGGAAAGCGGTTTACGATCCTGGCAGGTTATTATCGTTCTGTACACGCTAATTAGCGTACACTAATTATACACGCCTGTTATGCTAATGTTTGCGTTTCGTTAATAGCGGCCAACACTATTACTGGGATTGGTCGTCGGATTTAGTAGCTTGGTTGCCACCGGGTCATCCGAAATGTCAAATATCGCAGCCGGCTTCCCAATTGAGGGAGGAACTGCATCTCAAAGCAGCCGAACAGGACGATAATTTGTCTAGCGACGATAGCGGCAGCGATCAGG is a genomic window of Lasioglossum baleicum chromosome 14, iyLasBale1, whole genome shotgun sequence containing:
- the Pqbp1 gene encoding poly-glutamine tract binding protein 1, which codes for MPLPAALAARLAKRGLISGSEKHELSKKEAKKRVHEEVIAEDYDSAKDDISQIDISQKFMGYSGCPNKYNIYHDCTKKCKELWGLGHVQPSDKYLKKQMRLVQKYPLPETWKAVYDPGSGQHYYWDWSSDLVAWLPPGHPKCQISQPASQLREELHLKAAEQDDNLSSDDSGSDQEQAEVDEPETKKERKIETRSKYKPGDNKRNQRLERTDSKDKKDRTLDPMDPASYSDIPRGKWSDGLARHNEAKTGADTTASGPLYQMRPYPSPGAVLRSNRASKPESESSNKPKVSGPEKPE